From Methylopila sp. M107, a single genomic window includes:
- a CDS encoding protein adenylyltransferase SelO — MTISVPFDNSYARLPETFFRRTPPTPVGAPKLAALNRTLARELGLDPEALSGADGVNALAGNAVLPGSEPIATAYAGHQFGHFVPQLGDGRAILLGEVVDGAGLRRDIQLKGAGPTPFSRRGDGRAALGPVLREYLVSEAMAALGVPTTRALAAVVTGEQVYRETALPGAVLTRVAASHIRVGTFQFFAARRDADALKALVEHVVTRHYRDAAERPDKALALLEGVVARQAALIAQWLHAGFVHGVMNTDNCSIAGETIDYGPCAFLDAYNPMAVYSSIDEHGRYAFARQPAIAHWNLTRLAESLIPLLADDVDQAVAKATTTLDGFAPAFEAAYVAGYRRKLGLETERADDMDLVQDLLDRMAEGRADQTLTFRRLGAFAETRDHAGVRDLFDEPTAFDDWGVRYHERLAAEPDAAAERRARMDRANPAIIPRNHHVDAALRAAVEDDDLAPFRALSAALADPFARDADASPYAAPPARDADPIRTFCGT; from the coding sequence GTGACCATCAGCGTTCCGTTCGACAACAGCTACGCCCGGCTGCCGGAGACGTTCTTCCGGCGCACGCCCCCGACGCCGGTCGGAGCGCCGAAGCTCGCGGCGCTGAACCGGACGCTCGCCCGCGAGCTCGGCCTCGATCCGGAGGCGCTGTCGGGCGCCGACGGCGTGAACGCCCTTGCGGGCAACGCCGTGCTTCCCGGTTCCGAGCCGATCGCGACCGCCTATGCGGGCCACCAGTTCGGCCATTTCGTGCCGCAGCTCGGCGACGGGCGGGCGATCCTGCTGGGCGAGGTCGTGGACGGCGCCGGACTGCGCCGCGACATCCAGCTGAAAGGCGCGGGGCCGACCCCGTTCTCCCGCCGCGGCGACGGACGCGCGGCGCTCGGCCCGGTGCTGCGCGAATATCTCGTCAGCGAAGCGATGGCGGCGCTGGGCGTGCCGACCACCCGGGCGCTCGCCGCCGTCGTCACGGGCGAGCAGGTCTATCGCGAAACCGCTTTGCCGGGCGCCGTGCTGACCCGCGTGGCGGCGAGCCACATCCGGGTCGGGACGTTCCAGTTCTTCGCGGCCCGGCGCGACGCCGACGCGTTGAAGGCGCTGGTCGAACATGTCGTGACGCGCCACTACCGCGACGCCGCCGAGCGGCCCGACAAGGCGCTCGCGTTGCTCGAAGGCGTCGTCGCCCGCCAGGCCGCGCTCATCGCGCAATGGCTTCACGCCGGCTTCGTGCATGGCGTCATGAACACCGACAATTGTTCGATAGCCGGCGAAACGATCGACTACGGCCCCTGCGCCTTCCTCGACGCGTACAACCCGATGGCGGTCTACAGCTCGATCGACGAGCATGGTCGCTACGCCTTCGCGCGGCAGCCCGCAATCGCGCACTGGAACCTGACCCGGCTCGCCGAAAGCCTGATCCCGCTGCTCGCCGACGACGTCGACCAGGCGGTCGCGAAAGCGACCACGACGCTCGACGGCTTCGCGCCGGCCTTCGAGGCCGCCTATGTCGCGGGCTACCGGCGCAAGCTCGGCCTCGAGACCGAGCGCGCGGACGATATGGACCTCGTTCAGGATCTGCTCGACCGCATGGCCGAGGGGCGGGCCGACCAGACGCTGACGTTCCGCCGGCTCGGCGCATTCGCCGAAACCCGCGACCACGCGGGCGTGCGCGACCTGTTCGACGAGCCGACCGCGTTCGACGACTGGGGCGTCCGCTATCACGAGCGCCTCGCCGCCGAGCCGGACGCGGCGGCCGAGCGCCGCGCGCGCATGGACCGCGCGAACCCGGCGATCATCCCGCGGAACCATCACGTCGACGCCGCGCTGAGGGCCGCGGTCGAGGACGATGATCTCGCGCCGTTCCGCGCTCTGTCGGCCGCGCTCGCCGAC
- a CDS encoding acetyl-CoA carboxylase, translating into MARNILILGASYGSLLATKFLMAGHNVTLVCRQKTADLINSEGTEVRIKLRYEPTHRAIFSRDLPGKLDAAPPQDIDVSRYDLVGLAMQEPQYANHTIRVLMIKIAEARLPCLSIMNMPPLPYLKRISALENSDLEEAYTNASVWERFEPGLISLCSPDPQAFRPPEEGANVLHVGLPTNFKAATFADEAHNQLLRELEADIDAVKLDGQDVPVKLKVFDSLFVPLAKWSMLLTGNYRCITPTEPQSIRDAVHGDIALSQSIYEHVDAVARRLGADPKDQVPFEKYAKAAESLLKPSSAARAVAGGAPFIERVDLLVKLISHEIGLPNPEIDRTVETVDKKLNESIVKG; encoded by the coding sequence ATGGCTCGCAACATCCTGATTCTTGGGGCTTCCTACGGCTCGTTGCTTGCGACGAAGTTCCTGATGGCCGGCCACAACGTGACGTTGGTGTGCCGGCAGAAGACCGCCGATCTCATCAACAGCGAAGGCACAGAGGTCCGCATCAAGCTGCGGTACGAGCCGACGCACCGGGCGATCTTCTCCCGCGATCTGCCGGGCAAGCTCGACGCTGCCCCGCCGCAGGACATCGACGTCTCCCGCTACGACCTGGTGGGCCTCGCGATGCAGGAGCCGCAATACGCCAACCACACGATCCGCGTGCTGATGATCAAGATCGCCGAGGCGAGGCTCCCCTGCCTGTCGATCATGAACATGCCGCCGCTGCCCTATCTCAAGCGGATCTCCGCGCTGGAAAACTCCGACCTCGAGGAGGCCTACACCAACGCCTCCGTCTGGGAGCGGTTCGAGCCCGGCCTGATCTCGCTGTGCTCGCCCGACCCGCAGGCCTTCCGGCCGCCCGAGGAGGGCGCGAACGTCCTGCATGTCGGCCTGCCGACCAACTTCAAGGCCGCAACCTTCGCGGACGAGGCGCACAACCAGCTTCTGCGGGAGCTCGAGGCCGACATCGACGCGGTGAAGCTCGACGGCCAGGACGTGCCGGTGAAGCTGAAAGTTTTCGACTCGCTGTTCGTGCCGCTCGCCAAATGGTCGATGCTGCTGACCGGCAACTATCGCTGCATCACGCCGACCGAGCCCCAGTCGATCCGCGACGCGGTGCATGGCGACATCGCGCTCTCGCAGTCGATCTACGAGCATGTCGACGCGGTCGCGCGCCGGCTCGGCGCCGACCCGAAGGACCAGGTCCCGTTCGAGAAATACGCCAAGGCGGCCGAGAGCCTGCTGAAGCCCTCCTCGGCGGCGCGCGCGGTCGCCGGCGGCGCGCCCTTCATCGAGCGCGTCGACCTGCTGGTGAAGCTGATCTCGCATGAGATCGGCCTGCCGAACCCCGAGATCGACCGCACGGTCGAGACCGTCGACAAAAAGCTGAACGAAAGCATCGTGAAGGGCTGA
- a CDS encoding TonB-dependent receptor, with protein MNYTAELRLALAIAAGLGLCAPARAQDDAGADGEATQLETITVTGTKPELKGVLSPGEVSVVYPDDVKGEHKALPDLLDQIPGVWARRVAGTGQYTTASIRGSSPSQVNIYIDGVPYNTASESATDLSTIPMSNVERVEVYRGTTPARFSGAPLGGAINIVTKRPDAAKTSVSAGARSFGGRQASGSVSAPLLGGSVLFGVDAEESKGDFKYRNYTVRDLRAITFPDGAKPDDPGLPVNRRRLNNAYEKANGVLKWQNDNLFAKWSYNEMERFMPTRVSPYNWSWEDAEGDPGIGSQRRRQRIAEHNGAVGWRETYGDLSLGLTGTFMDQSKRYRNLDAFANQGVGTLWSDYRTRRYGIAGDAGYEFGKEGPLGHRFEVHAEYLRETLYADANDRISSSGYETDLFTRFPRERGTIQAQDTITIRPLGDLQITPVGRLEKLQGPILGSRLSPLGGAEGDYGWKPTHGLSAKKQLLDGWEAFANTGTYNRYPSFYEIYGDGVYISPNIDSAGRVRQLKREHGRNFDAGLGWTGALAGDWKGGFRLTYFQRKTQDAITFFETPVGSKYINSGTTFTRGLEFEGNIAFGDRADLHLAGTVQEGRYVKGTYYTFGAIDAAERVDGKLKVLQIPDFSANARLNLHFLDGALTTFAEVRHVGNVYYAQFSDGQTYDEPLTTIDVGAHYKFQNGLKTSAGVIDMFDRGPKQRMSDYQKLIYDYCTPSASNDCMDPNTWPQYRKNMRPNVSYPQQGRTLYLSAGMTF; from the coding sequence TTGAATTACACAGCGGAACTGCGTCTGGCGCTCGCAATCGCGGCGGGCCTCGGGCTGTGCGCGCCTGCGCGCGCTCAGGATGACGCCGGCGCCGACGGCGAGGCGACGCAGCTCGAGACCATCACGGTCACGGGGACGAAGCCCGAGCTGAAGGGCGTCCTGTCGCCCGGCGAGGTGTCGGTCGTCTATCCGGACGACGTGAAGGGCGAGCACAAGGCGCTGCCCGACCTGCTCGACCAGATCCCCGGCGTCTGGGCCCGGAGGGTCGCGGGCACCGGCCAGTATACGACGGCGAGCATTCGCGGCTCTTCGCCGAGCCAGGTGAACATCTACATCGACGGCGTGCCGTACAACACGGCGAGCGAGTCCGCGACGGACCTCTCGACCATTCCAATGTCGAACGTCGAGCGCGTCGAGGTCTATCGCGGCACGACGCCGGCGCGGTTCTCCGGCGCGCCGCTCGGCGGCGCCATCAACATCGTGACCAAGCGGCCGGACGCGGCGAAAACCAGCGTCTCGGCCGGCGCGCGCTCGTTCGGCGGGCGGCAGGCCTCGGGCAGCGTGAGCGCGCCGCTGCTCGGCGGTTCCGTGCTGTTCGGCGTCGACGCCGAGGAAAGCAAAGGCGACTTCAAGTATAGAAACTACACGGTGAGAGACCTTCGGGCGATCACCTTTCCGGACGGCGCGAAGCCGGACGATCCGGGTCTTCCGGTCAACAGGAGACGGTTGAACAACGCCTATGAGAAAGCCAACGGCGTTCTCAAATGGCAGAACGACAACCTGTTCGCGAAGTGGTCCTACAACGAGATGGAGCGCTTCATGCCGACGCGCGTCTCGCCATACAACTGGTCATGGGAAGACGCCGAAGGCGACCCCGGCATCGGGAGCCAGCGTCGCCGCCAGCGCATCGCGGAGCACAACGGCGCGGTCGGCTGGCGCGAGACCTATGGCGACCTGTCGCTTGGGCTGACCGGCACGTTCATGGACCAGTCGAAGCGCTACCGGAACCTCGACGCCTTCGCGAACCAGGGCGTCGGAACACTCTGGTCGGACTACCGCACGAGACGCTACGGGATCGCGGGCGACGCCGGCTACGAGTTTGGCAAGGAGGGACCGCTCGGCCACAGGTTCGAGGTCCACGCCGAGTATCTGCGGGAGACGCTCTACGCCGACGCCAACGACCGCATCTCCTCGAGCGGCTACGAGACCGACCTGTTCACGCGCTTTCCGCGAGAACGCGGCACGATCCAGGCGCAGGACACGATCACCATCCGCCCGCTCGGCGACCTGCAGATCACGCCGGTCGGCCGCCTGGAGAAGCTGCAGGGCCCCATCCTCGGCAGCCGCCTGTCGCCGCTCGGCGGGGCCGAGGGCGACTATGGCTGGAAGCCGACCCATGGGCTGAGCGCCAAGAAGCAGCTGCTCGACGGCTGGGAAGCATTCGCCAATACCGGCACGTATAACCGGTATCCGAGCTTCTACGAGATCTACGGCGACGGCGTCTATATTTCGCCCAACATCGACAGCGCCGGCAGGGTGCGGCAGCTCAAGCGCGAACACGGCCGCAACTTCGACGCCGGCCTCGGCTGGACGGGCGCGCTCGCGGGCGACTGGAAGGGCGGCTTCCGGCTGACCTATTTCCAGCGCAAGACCCAGGACGCGATCACCTTCTTCGAGACGCCCGTCGGCTCGAAATACATCAATTCCGGCACGACCTTCACGCGCGGGCTGGAGTTCGAGGGGAACATCGCCTTCGGCGACCGGGCGGACCTGCATCTCGCAGGCACGGTGCAGGAGGGCCGCTACGTCAAGGGCACCTACTACACGTTCGGCGCGATCGACGCGGCCGAGCGCGTCGACGGCAAGCTGAAGGTCCTGCAGATCCCGGACTTCAGCGCCAACGCGCGGCTCAACCTGCACTTCCTGGACGGCGCGCTCACCACGTTCGCCGAGGTGCGCCACGTCGGCAACGTCTACTACGCCCAGTTTTCCGACGGGCAGACCTATGACGAGCCGCTGACGACCATCGACGTCGGAGCGCATTACAAATTCCAGAACGGTCTGAAGACCTCTGCCGGCGTGATCGACATGTTCGATCGGGGCCCGAAGCAGAGAATGAGCGACTATCAGAAGCTCATCTACGACTACTGCACGCCGAGCGCATCGAACGACTGCATGGATCCGAACACATGGCCGCAATATCGAAAAAACATGCGGCCTAACGTGTCCTATCCGCAGCAGGGCCGCACGCTCTACCTCTCAGCTGGAATGACGTTCTGA